A single Sporosarcina sp. FSL W8-0480 DNA region contains:
- a CDS encoding AzlC family ABC transporter permease, whose amino-acid sequence MNNQFMSGLKTGLSIAIGYFPIALTFGLLAKTTGLSLIEATAMSIFVYAGASQYISLSLINFGVDPITIVINTFIVNIRHFLMTASLNEKMHRAPKWIKSIYAFGITDESFSVLATRKEEKITTAFAFGVTTIAYGSWVIFTAVGYIIGANLPDFLQVAMSIALYAMFIGLLVPTMKGNRKVVMLAALAAAIHCIIYFGELLSTGWAILVSTLSSAILVEVIYSRRGKNADSHFIEKEVD is encoded by the coding sequence ATGAATAATCAATTCATGTCCGGACTGAAAACCGGACTCAGCATTGCAATCGGCTATTTTCCAATCGCCTTAACGTTCGGATTGCTTGCTAAAACGACAGGACTCTCACTCATTGAAGCAACCGCAATGAGCATTTTCGTCTATGCTGGTGCATCCCAATACATATCACTTAGTCTTATCAATTTCGGTGTCGACCCAATCACAATCGTCATTAACACATTCATCGTCAACATCCGGCACTTTCTTATGACGGCTTCCTTGAATGAAAAGATGCATCGAGCACCAAAATGGATTAAATCAATTTATGCATTCGGCATTACGGACGAGTCCTTTTCAGTTCTTGCCACACGGAAAGAAGAGAAAATCACTACGGCTTTCGCCTTCGGAGTTACAACAATCGCGTATGGAAGCTGGGTAATCTTCACCGCAGTAGGCTACATTATTGGAGCGAATTTGCCCGATTTCCTTCAAGTTGCCATGTCCATTGCCTTATACGCAATGTTTATCGGACTGCTTGTACCTACGATGAAAGGCAATCGTAAAGTTGTCATGCTTGCGGCACTCGCTGCAGCCATTCACTGTATCATCTACTTCGGTGAACTCCTATCGACTGGCTGGGCGATTCTTGTCTCAACACTTAGCTCGGCAATTTTGGTGGAAGTTATTTATTCTCGACGGGGAAAAAATGCTGACAGCCACTTCATAGAAAAGGAGGTTGACTAA
- the addB gene encoding helicase-exonuclease AddAB subunit AddB: MTLRFVTGRAGTGKTTLIEREIAAELERDPLGSAIVLIVPDQMSYSMEQSLSVNFGLNGIIRAQVSTFKRLAWRVLQETGGITRKEVDGFGYRMLVRSVLEENRDELKLFRQAANKRGFTEKIGDLMKEFSRYCLDHESLNGLQQELLANDAPRTLQDKVSDLTLLLTKIEERLGTAYVDSEGHLALLTSQIKHSELVNGADIYIDGFESFTAREYEIITELLKYGNRVTVVLPMESDLTGHADHELFFNPVRTSLRLREIARNESVDIEEGIHLGQALRFKNEELRHFEREFDLYPPKERPSEGAITLIEATDRRAEIHAVARKIREQVMRGKRYKGISILYRQPEKYDELIETIFSQYDIPVFISRKKPMLHHPLIEFSRSVLEAMTSGWTYETVFRAVKTDLFFPHREDKLIWRERADRLENYVIANGIYGKRWMEDIRWKVKRYRGLELHTTVQTDEELQQERELHAIRDLIREPLNDFEASLKRAKSGRDFAAAMFSFMEYLHVFDKIIDLRAEEERSGRLLNATEHEQAWNSWINVLDQFVLMFGDKEMELKEAARILDEGFDTLEFTRIPPSLDQVTVTTIELASLMEIEVGFIIGVNDGVLPQRVDAEGLLSDSDREWFSKSGIELAPSSKMKLMDESYMAYRAFTSAREKLFISYPIADEEGKSLLPSLYIQRISQLFPNIGLQLAVSDPSELLDNGEQIDYIIHPRTALPYVSMKVKEAEKTGQLEAEWKAVLDYYEDDPLWSSVLKHITKSRNSRNETERLAPEMTEGLYGKSFVSSVSRVESYYSCPFQHFASYGLGLQERMEYTLEAPSIGDLFHAGLKWISDEMNRTGKSWTELSKEQCWQLSRDAMEFITPMFFNRILLSTSRYHYIRRKLTHILTRTIFALGKQATKSMFRPVAIEAAFGPNEQLPPLEIPLRRGNKMNLRGRIDRIDATEIDGKNYLRVIDYKSSAKQLDLTDVYYGVSLQMLTYLDVAVEHAEEWIGFKADPAGVLYLHIHNPMIRTDLELTEDLIEQEIIKSYKMRGYLLDDTEVVLGMDAQLGKTSTVIPAALKTDGTFSKTSRVLAPDDLQLVRKFVRHRHQQAGDGMLAGDTRVYPYKLKDKMPCQYCSYRSVCQFDPTNPEQLYRQYEDMKPEETLSKMRKEVMDDGHSS, encoded by the coding sequence ATGACTTTGCGTTTTGTAACGGGAAGGGCCGGGACGGGGAAGACGACGTTGATAGAACGGGAGATTGCGGCTGAGCTTGAACGGGACCCGCTGGGATCTGCAATCGTTTTGATTGTCCCGGATCAGATGTCGTATTCGATGGAACAAAGTTTGTCGGTCAATTTCGGTTTAAATGGAATTATCCGGGCGCAAGTGTCGACATTTAAACGGCTTGCTTGGCGAGTTCTGCAGGAAACGGGAGGCATTACGCGCAAGGAAGTCGATGGGTTCGGATATCGGATGCTTGTGCGAAGTGTATTGGAAGAAAATCGTGATGAGCTGAAACTGTTCCGGCAGGCTGCCAATAAAAGAGGATTCACCGAAAAAATCGGGGACCTTATGAAAGAGTTCAGCAGGTATTGCTTGGATCATGAATCGCTAAACGGCTTACAACAGGAACTATTAGCTAACGACGCGCCTCGTACATTGCAAGATAAGGTTAGTGATTTGACTCTGCTTCTTACGAAAATTGAGGAGCGCCTTGGGACAGCGTATGTGGATAGTGAGGGGCATCTTGCTTTATTGACTTCACAAATTAAGCATTCGGAACTGGTAAATGGCGCGGATATTTATATAGATGGATTTGAGAGTTTCACGGCAAGGGAGTATGAAATAATTACCGAATTGCTGAAGTACGGGAATCGGGTCACTGTTGTGCTTCCGATGGAGTCGGATTTAACGGGGCATGCAGACCATGAGCTGTTCTTCAATCCTGTTCGGACGTCGTTGAGACTAAGGGAGATTGCGCGTAATGAATCTGTGGACATTGAGGAAGGCATCCATTTAGGGCAAGCACTCCGGTTCAAGAACGAGGAACTCAGACATTTCGAAAGGGAATTTGACCTGTATCCTCCGAAGGAAAGACCGTCCGAAGGTGCAATAACTTTAATAGAAGCGACGGATCGCCGTGCGGAAATTCATGCAGTGGCAAGGAAAATCCGTGAGCAAGTGATGCGGGGCAAGCGTTACAAAGGAATTTCCATTTTGTACAGACAGCCGGAAAAGTATGATGAATTAATCGAAACGATTTTTTCGCAATACGATATCCCTGTATTCATCAGTAGGAAAAAACCGATGCTCCACCACCCTCTCATTGAGTTTTCACGTTCTGTTTTAGAGGCTATGACTTCAGGTTGGACGTATGAGACCGTATTCCGGGCGGTGAAGACGGATTTGTTCTTTCCGCATAGGGAAGACAAGCTCATTTGGCGTGAACGTGCGGATCGGCTTGAAAACTATGTCATCGCGAACGGAATTTACGGGAAGCGGTGGATGGAGGACATTCGCTGGAAGGTGAAGCGATATCGAGGATTGGAATTGCACACGACTGTACAGACCGATGAGGAGTTGCAGCAAGAGCGGGAGTTGCATGCGATAAGGGATTTGATACGTGAGCCTTTGAATGATTTTGAAGCAAGTTTAAAACGGGCCAAAAGTGGAAGGGATTTCGCGGCAGCGATGTTTTCATTCATGGAATATTTGCATGTATTTGATAAAATCATCGATTTGCGGGCGGAAGAAGAGCGTTCCGGTAGGCTGCTGAATGCGACAGAGCATGAGCAGGCATGGAATTCGTGGATTAATGTCCTTGATCAGTTCGTTCTCATGTTTGGTGATAAGGAAATGGAGCTGAAAGAGGCGGCACGGATTTTGGATGAAGGGTTCGATACGCTTGAATTTACACGGATCCCACCTTCTCTCGATCAAGTGACTGTGACGACGATCGAACTTGCAAGTTTGATGGAAATTGAAGTCGGGTTCATCATCGGTGTGAATGACGGTGTTCTTCCGCAACGTGTCGATGCTGAAGGACTTCTTTCCGATTCAGACCGGGAATGGTTTTCGAAAAGCGGCATTGAACTTGCTCCATCTTCCAAGATGAAACTGATGGATGAATCGTATATGGCATACAGGGCGTTTACGTCTGCGAGGGAGAAGCTCTTTATCTCCTATCCGATTGCGGATGAGGAAGGGAAATCACTTTTACCATCGCTTTACATTCAACGCATTTCGCAGTTATTTCCGAATATAGGTTTACAGTTGGCGGTTTCAGATCCATCTGAGCTATTGGATAATGGTGAGCAGATCGATTACATCATTCACCCAAGAACTGCTTTGCCGTATGTATCGATGAAGGTTAAGGAAGCGGAAAAAACAGGACAGCTTGAAGCAGAATGGAAGGCTGTTCTTGACTATTACGAGGATGATCCGTTATGGTCTTCCGTGCTTAAACATATAACAAAATCCCGGAATAGCCGAAATGAGACCGAACGGCTTGCTCCTGAAATGACGGAAGGTCTGTACGGCAAGTCATTCGTTTCAAGTGTTTCACGGGTGGAGTCGTATTACAGCTGTCCGTTCCAGCATTTTGCGTCCTATGGGTTAGGGCTGCAGGAACGGATGGAATATACATTGGAAGCTCCTTCGATCGGTGACCTGTTCCACGCCGGATTGAAATGGATTTCTGATGAGATGAATCGGACAGGTAAGTCTTGGACTGAATTATCGAAGGAACAATGCTGGCAACTGTCAAGAGATGCAATGGAATTCATTACACCAATGTTTTTCAACCGCATCTTGCTATCGACGAGCCGCTATCATTATATCCGAAGAAAACTGACCCATATCCTAACAAGGACAATCTTTGCCCTTGGGAAGCAGGCGACGAAAAGCATGTTCCGACCGGTTGCCATCGAAGCCGCATTCGGACCTAATGAGCAGTTGCCGCCTTTGGAGATCCCTCTTCGCCGTGGCAATAAAATGAATCTTCGTGGTCGGATAGATCGCATAGACGCGACTGAAATTGATGGAAAAAATTATTTAAGGGTTATCGACTACAAATCATCAGCCAAACAACTCGATTTGACAGATGTCTATTATGGCGTCTCCTTACAGATGCTGACGTATTTGGATGTCGCGGTTGAACATGCGGAGGAATGGATTGGATTCAAGGCGGATCCAGCGGGCGTATTGTACTTGCATATCCATAATCCGATGATCAGAACGGATTTGGAGCTGACCGAAGATTTAATTGAACAGGAGATCATAAAGTCGTATAAAATGCGTGGGTATTTATTGGATGACACGGAAGTCGTCTTAGGAATGGATGCACAGTTAGGCAAAACGTCTACGGTCATCCCGGCAGCTTTGAAGACGGAT
- a CDS encoding TVP38/TMEM64 family protein encodes MSEWLDVDKISELAAQYKALGPLIGLLLPFIESFLPFLPLFVFVIANTVAYGIWYGFILSWAGTVVGSYVVFLIIRKYGRNRFLRFLTKHERVQRLIGWVERNGFGPLFILLCFPFTPSALVNLVAGLSNMKKKSYLAVLLAGKFVMIFTIGFIGYDLKALLTQPIRTAIVVGIIVLLWAVGKYFEKRLDKRVKEESSTLFFDDEE; translated from the coding sequence ATGAGTGAATGGTTAGATGTTGATAAAATAAGTGAGTTAGCTGCACAATATAAGGCGCTTGGACCGTTGATCGGACTTTTGCTGCCTTTCATAGAATCGTTTTTGCCTTTTTTACCGCTTTTCGTATTTGTCATAGCGAATACAGTTGCCTATGGGATTTGGTATGGTTTCATTTTGTCATGGGCAGGGACGGTTGTAGGATCTTATGTTGTATTTTTGATAATTAGAAAGTATGGTAGAAATCGTTTTTTACGTTTTTTGACGAAGCATGAGCGGGTTCAGCGATTGATCGGCTGGGTGGAGCGGAATGGCTTCGGGCCGTTGTTCATATTGCTTTGTTTTCCGTTTACGCCGTCTGCACTTGTGAATCTTGTGGCGGGCTTGTCGAATATGAAGAAGAAGAGTTATTTGGCGGTTCTTTTAGCGGGGAAGTTCGTTATGATATTCACGATTGGATTCATTGGATATGATTTGAAGGCTTTGTTGACACAGCCGATCCGTACTGCGATTGTTGTGGGGATTATCGTGTTGTTATGGGCAGTGGGGAAATATTTTGAGAAGCGTCTTGATAAGAGAGTGAAAGAGGAGTCGAGTACGCTGTTTTTTGATGATGAAGAGTGA